From a region of the Dictyostelium discoideum AX4 chromosome 2 chromosome, whole genome shotgun sequence genome:
- the proC gene encoding profilin III — protein sequence MTWQAYIDTNLIGSGFISAQILSSADGSSWANSNGFSVSATEAQHILSCFKDSNKASAMGITINNVKNFVLKADDKSIYAKKDAGGVVLVKTNQTILVAVYNSNLQPGAAANACEALGDYLREQGF from the coding sequence atgACTTGGCAAGCATATATTGATACTAATCTTATTGGTTCAGGATTTATTTCAGCACAAATTCTTAGTTCAGCAGATGGATCCTCATGGGCAAATTCAAATGGATTTTCAGTTAGCGCCACTGAAGCCCAACATATCCTTTCTTGttttaaagattcaaatAAAGCTTCAGCAATGGGTATCACTATCAATAATGTTAAAAACTTTGTATTAAAAGCTGACGATAAATCCATATACGCAAAGAAAGATGCTGGTGGTGTAGTTTTAgtaaaaacaaatcaaaccATTTTAGTTGCAGTTTATAATAGTAATCTTCAACCAGGTGCTGCTGCTAATGCTTGTGAAGCCCTTGGTGATTATTTAAGAGAACAAGgtttctaa